A section of the Akkermansia muciniphila genome encodes:
- a CDS encoding cytochrome c3 family protein — translation MANIFPPNTNRRFYGGVALIALAAALALGGVYYVNFQIPEYEPVQPVRFSHKLHAGDLKMSCTACHSAAQRSPRAGIPDTKSCLGCHQHILPDSPLIAPLRAAADPQFPGYTGEPVRWVMVNRLSGHAYFNHMAHLNRGIGCTSCHGDVAGMERIRAPRDARMQWCLDCHRDPAPHLRPLEETASSHYSAADYLRTHSIRDGEGNRIQTPLQLGDFLKHQWKIQPRMDCTACHH, via the coding sequence ATGGCCAACATCTTTCCACCCAATACCAACAGGCGCTTTTACGGAGGCGTCGCGCTGATTGCGCTTGCCGCCGCGCTGGCGCTGGGTGGGGTGTATTACGTCAATTTCCAGATTCCGGAGTATGAACCCGTGCAGCCGGTGCGTTTTTCCCACAAGCTCCACGCCGGAGACCTGAAGATGAGCTGCACGGCCTGCCACAGCGCCGCCCAGCGCTCTCCCAGGGCCGGCATTCCGGATACGAAGTCCTGCCTGGGCTGCCACCAGCATATTCTCCCGGACAGCCCGCTCATCGCTCCGCTGCGAGCGGCGGCGGACCCCCAATTTCCCGGCTATACGGGGGAACCGGTCCGCTGGGTCATGGTCAACCGCCTGTCCGGCCATGCCTATTTCAACCACATGGCCCACCTGAACCGCGGCATCGGCTGTACTTCCTGCCATGGGGACGTGGCAGGCATGGAACGCATCAGGGCTCCGCGCGATGCCCGCATGCAGTGGTGCCTGGACTGCCACCGCGACCCCGCCCCGCACCTGCGCCCGCTGGAGGAAACGGCCAGCTCCCATTATTCCGCCGCGGATTACCTTCGCACGCATTCCATCCGGGACGGGGAGGGAAACCGCATCCAAACTCCGCTTCAATTGGGAGATTTCCTGAAACACCAGTGGAAGATTCAGCCAAGAATGGACTGCACCGCCTGCCACCATTGA
- a CDS encoding DUF6714 family protein, whose translation MELDLGIVYSCPPEEAAPHILAYFQQEFSNPFPAPKPVSHEEELLLEQIDSAFDGVILEDGIGLMTTELIDMYAPRETCDAIGPYEERTDWRRITPSMIRACRDALVFTDPKGYRFLLPAWLTLDLRGQLETCDAMDYLPLVPENCGDYESRAILLNDPQLEAVMNYIEYRQKKDGCPFSTDFRCPEDGCSR comes from the coding sequence ATGGAATTGGACCTCGGCATTGTTTACTCCTGCCCTCCGGAAGAAGCGGCCCCGCATATTCTGGCTTATTTTCAGCAGGAATTTTCCAACCCCTTCCCCGCCCCCAAACCTGTTTCGCATGAAGAAGAACTTCTCCTGGAACAAATAGATTCCGCCTTTGACGGCGTCATTCTGGAAGACGGCATCGGCCTGATGACGACGGAACTCATCGACATGTACGCCCCCAGGGAAACCTGTGACGCCATCGGTCCCTATGAAGAGCGGACCGACTGGCGCCGCATCACCCCTTCCATGATCCGGGCATGCCGGGACGCCCTGGTTTTTACCGATCCAAAGGGATACCGTTTTCTCCTGCCGGCATGGCTGACGCTGGACCTCCGCGGCCAGCTTGAAACCTGCGACGCCATGGACTACCTTCCCCTCGTTCCGGAAAATTGCGGGGATTATGAATCCAGGGCCATCCTGCTGAACGATCCCCAGCTTGAGGCCGTAATGAATTACATTGAATACCGTCAAAAAAAGGACGGATGCCCTTTTTCCACGGACTTCCGCTGCCCTGAAGATGGGTGCAGCCGGTAA